Part of the Zingiber officinale cultivar Zhangliang chromosome 6A, Zo_v1.1, whole genome shotgun sequence genome, ATGTTATCGCCCACAAGGGAATGTGGTAGTGAGAGGTCGCACGTGGTCACGATTTATATGCACAAGGGCACTATATTATTATATATCGCTGATGAAGGCTTTAACCCCATACATTAGCTAACGTTATTGTATTTTGAAGATATTGactttaattatttactttttagTGGATTAGAAATATTAAAAAGCAAAAACTCTAAGTAGTATTATACTAGAGTACCTCACCACCCACGAGACGATGTGATCGCGAGGGGTCATGTGTAGTCAATATTTATTTGCAAGAACATTGTATTATTGTATACCATTGGTGAGGCCTTTTAGCTCAGTCAGATAAACTTactagttatttattttttattggaTTTATTGGTTATGATTTTATCAGAAATATATTATTGCTAACAGGTTTATTGAAAAAAATACTacaaaaaatgataattaaaaattattttaaaattatgataaaagATTATGAAAATAGTCGTGAATCCAAATGTTGgcaaataattagaaataaaataataattgatTATATGTAAGGTTCAATACCTTCTCCCTGTGAATCCGCCTTCCCAAGAGTCTTATGGTTTCATCTTCCCTATGAGAAATTTCTCGGGATTGATTATATATAGAAGAAAGTTTGGTGCCTATGCTTTAGATCTAATACCTGAAGTTGGCTTTCTTGGGACACATTAAATAGTTAAGCTTCTGCCCTTGCCTTGGAGAGTGATGGTGGAGTGCGAGGAACGTTATAACATCTAGATATTCGAATCAAAGGAGAGGTATCATTGGATAGCTCGACCGTTAGGAGTAGAGTGAATGGCTCAAAACCATTCGCAACTGTAGGTTGAATATGTGATAACAATGGCTTTGGGAAATGAGTTGAGTGCAAACTTGGTCTAGACGCCCAATAACAACAGAAGCATTGATCTCATTCAAAGGATCAGGATGCACTTGAGACTTTCATTGTTAAGTTGGTGCTATTAAATTGTATGTAGATCGAGTGATGGTGAAGGTTCCCATGAGTTTGGGTTGGgcacatatttaattttttcactTCGTGCCCCTCTTATGTAAGTTGGTGCCTATCTTAAGTAGCTACTTGAGTTGCATAGTAGCATGTGTTGAGCATATAGATGTTTCTTCGACTTGCACTTCAATTTAACTCCTTTCTTAAGTGTATTCAAGAGCTTTTAGGAAAGGATCTTAGGGAAACCGTTGACCGGCTAAGTGGGACCATAATCCACTCGAGATGAAGATCTACTAGGCGGTGCTTTCTCGATCCACTTTCACAAAAGAACTAAGGAGACTCAAGTTAAGAAGCCCTCATTGAAGATGCATGATTACTATACGGTGAATAATGAATAGAAAGAGTATAAAGAAGAGTACCTCTTTCCATAAAGACCTAAGAACATATGGATAAGGATGGAACAAAAGGAGTTGGACTCAAACCTCGCACAGCATATGAACTTCCCGTACGACCCCGAGTCTCTTAATCAACTTCAGCAACAATAGGAATTTACTCACATGGAAAGCTTTCTCACTGGACAGCTCAATCTTAGTTATAAGTCAGTTGTAGCATATCAAAGTTCTTTTCTTGTGCCTGTGGCTTCTGCTTTGGATTCTTTTCCCATCCCCACTGAATCCATTCCTTCTATCATAGTACCAGTGGAAAAAAGTGCTTGAGCCCAACAAAAGGCGTCTCTCTCTCCCTAATGATCAAGCTTATCCTTATGGATGCCCTTATCAGTTTAACCTAGCAAAAGTGGTAAATGGTTTTGGACCATTCACTCTTCTATTAGTAGTCCCTCTCTCTCCCTAACAGTCAAGCCCATCATTACAGATACACTAAGGGTGTGTTTGATTTGGGGTTATCGTTGATAACCTTGGTCATCGACTTAAGGTTATATTGTTTAACCCTGTTTGGTTCAGGTAATGGGTGATTCTCAAGTAATGAAACATGCTGCCATATCACAAATGGGGGTAAAAATCCGAAATCTAATTACCTCGAAATTCATAGGTTTTGTGTGATTCCGAgggttaacaaaaaaaattataacgaCGTCCCCACACGACGTGACACAGGTGGAGGAACAGATCATCATCACCCCCAATGACGCCCCCACGCAAATCGTCTTTGCCCCCATGCGACGCAATGTCATCCCGCCTGCTCCTCCACATGGAAAGGTATTCTCTTCTCTGGCACACACTCAACACTTTCTCTGTTCCACCACCCTTCACCTTTCGTTGTAGCTAGGTCCTCTTGATCCCACCCTTGATCCTCGGGTGGAGTGCTGCGGAGGATAGGTTCGGACTCTGTTGTGTGCAATAAGGGGGAAGAGCTCTAGGGTGGGCATCTCGGCGTTCCTCACGGCATTCCTCTTGCTGTAGCTGGTAACACCGCCGCCCAGAATACCTCGTCTTGAGTAACCTTGACTAGTATTCTCCTAGCAGCGGTCCCTCATGTGTCAATCACTATTCCAAGGGcaagtagtcacccgtgatttacctccttcatgTTGGCCCTAGGACAAATTGGCGGGGGTGCTAGGTGAGCGCAATCGTCTTTTGCCAACTTGACTAGtattctccctctctctctcttttttctgTCTACTTTTGTTGACAATTTTGGTTTATAAAGGTATGATTTTTCGATCTGTGTTTCTTTTGAGTTCTTGAGCGGGCTGGATTGTAATGCGGGGAGCTTGGTGAAATAGTTACGATTATACTTTCTCTGAGGGGGCTCATCCGACAGCGAAGGCAGAGGTGGCTCGGCGCTCTCGACCTCAACTTCTTTGCCTGCTCCTCCGCATGGAAAGGGAGATCTTCGCTGCCCTTGACTTCCGCCTACTCCTCCCCTTGGCTCCGTCGTCACTACTATCATCGGATGAGGAATAAATGAAGAAGAGGAGGCCCCAGAAGACGAAGGGATTGCGGGGAGCAGTGATGTATGGTCTTGGTTCCACGACAAAACGTCAATGACAAGGGTAAATTAGTAAATGTTAAATTAGGTGGCTGCataacctaagttgaaccaaataaCATTAAAGTTATGTTTTATTCTCCATAACCTTAGTTCCCTCATGTAATCAAGGTTTTGTATAATAACTTAAATCAAACGCACCCTAATGCTCAAGCACAATCGTCCGTCTCCCTAACACTATTGGTTGAGCCCAACAACAATCATGAATGGCTTTGGGTCATTCACTCTACTACTAGTCATTCCACTCTCTCCTTGAGAGTCGAGTTTATCCTTACGTATGCCCTAACGATCGAGCTAATCAAAAGGGGTGCCCCTCTCTCTCCCCCTAACGACCGAGTCATCTTAGGATGCCCTAACATTAACGGTAAAGTCCAACAATAGTCATGAATGACTTTGGGACATTCACTCTACCTGTGAACATACGATCATCCCCCTTCCTAACAGTTGAGCAAATTGTCCCTCTCCCTAACATTAACAATCAAGCACAATAACAATCGTGCTTTGGGCCATTTATTCTAAACCTATGATCGCCCCCTTACTTTAAGTTTGCTTCCTCTATGTACCCTATTGGGGAGCTAGGGAAAACAACTAATCTTAGAAAAATACTGAAACATCTTATACTCACTAAGCCAAGGGAATTACTAATCTTAGAAAAATACCGAAACATCTTATACTCACTAAGCCAAGGGAATTTAAGAAGTAAGACTGATAGACTCCTTGATATCTCAGACGTTGCTACTTACCTCGAGCTCTATTGGAAATCCAACTTCATCTTATACTCTTTTTATCAGAGGCTCGTGTTTGTGCCTCTTAAAGAATGAACTATGGAGAAAGAGGTGACATAACCGGATCGAACTATTAACTAATTAAAGCGGGTGTTGGTGCCCAAGACGAGTAATTGAGTTGAAATAGAATTTTAATACTTAATGCATAGCTATTGTTTTATTCGAGCCCGAGTCATTTGCTTAAGTTGGATTTCGTGCCCTTTCCCTCTCTATCTCCTAGAGCAATTGTCAAAGTTCTATTAGAGTCATACATTGCCTTCTCAATAGCTCCCGCGGTCAAGTACTCCTTTTATCCAAAGAAAGTTCAATTGTTCCTTTCCTTAGTAGATATTCCTTCCTAGTCTTTTCAACGGGGACGTATACCAACTAACAAATTTTTAATAGAGCACCAACCTAGCAATTATAGTAGTCCCTTCTGCTAGCAAACAAATCATGAAATGAATGGAATGAACGTCATTCGAACTCAGAAGAAAAAGGATAAGTTTTCCTCTTATGTTAGGCAGTCCATGCCTCTTAATCTACTCCAAGTTTGTCATAAATGATTTCAATATGAGCAGCAAATCCCTCGATCGAAGGGGCGTCATGCCATTGTTATTTTAGCTACAATTCAAGGCTCAAACTCATTCACTTCAGGAATTCACTCTTTGAAGCGAGCTTTAGTTTACCTCACTAATGGATAGCAAGATTTAAAACTCAAATGAAAGGAACAAAGCCTCTTGGAACTCACATTGCATGAACTATTGTAACATAGTTATTTAAGGCGTGAAACACCCAAAAGCGCATAGGTGTTGTAAGGTCTAAGGCGCACGACACAAGGTGAAGCACATGCCTTATCCAAGAAAAGCACTggtataaatttttacaattcaaatatatatatagggaatttttatcaaaatatttcactaacaaaaCTATAATCCATAaaatattaaacaataatgtaaatataaaattcactagCAAATAAATTCGTTATatgcataattcaaattaaagaaaaaaaattcaaatatctAAATCATTAAAATTTTCATCATCTTCCTCAGTCATATAATTATCATTATCGCCAATGTTTCATATTTGTGTTCGACCGAAGTTGAATCTTCATCAATTTCCTCAATACCAATTTTTTCCTCGTCTTCATCAAAAAATTGACTTGTAGAAGATCTTATCTTCCTTGTTTTTGATATAGTTGCCCTTACTTCCTTTGAAGAAAATGAAGCCCAAGATCTAAAAATGTACCGCAACTGCACTCCGAGTCAAACTGACATCATCAAATACTAAATCATTTTCATCATCAGTGCTATCATTTAATCCCCCATTAACCATTCATTGCTACGTCTATCTTATCCAAAGAAATAGAATCGACAATGTCACACATAGAAATAAGTGTTGCATGTATGCTACGTAATTAATAAAAAGGCTAATTAAAGGCATGGGTTGGGCTTTAAAAGTGTTTTGGGACCTGATTGGCATCCATACATCTTGCTTTAATCAGGCGAGAAAAATCATGCCTCAAACGTGCCAATCGCCTCTCACAAGGCACGCACTTAAGCACATTTCTTTCAAGCAATGTGTCTAGATCACTACCTAGGCACAAGAGGCTTGCCCAACCATGCCTTGCTCGTAGGCGCGACCAAGCGAGCACCTTTAATAGCTGTGTTGTAGCCGTCGGAATATAGGTTTATATAGGCGCAACCAAGCGAGCACCTCCCTGGCTTTATATAGGTTTCTTTTAATTAATCTGTCACGTTTTCGATTCCTTCTCGCGCATGTTGTTGCGCGACGGGCGCTCGATTCCATCTGTCCCGCATGATGCACGTGATGACACTCGAAATTACCGTGTACGGGTGCCAGTTTCATTCCCGTAATAGAACGGTAAAATCCATCCGTGCCGAATGGCACAGAATGAGATTTTAAACGCTGCTAATTAGCAAATAACAAACAAATCAAATCTCTAATTATTACCGTCACTTTATACTTTAATTTGTTTCCTTGTATTGTTGAAGTGCTAATTTGGAATTATCTTCAATTTATTTTTCTTCAAGGGTTGCCTATTATAATGATTTAATTCCTTCTTTACATTACCATATCAACAAAATTTTTCATTCTACCCATCGGCCAGCACGTGATTCATGGTTCAGGGCTTCCTCTCGCCAAACCTAGCTTCCTCCTCCTTGGTGTTGAAACTAAAGCAGCACCTCCTCCTCTAGCCATACTGAAATATCTACGTACACTTCCCCTacttctcttctttctctttctctaagttcttcatcttctcctttctcttcctccAATACTAGCGCTCCCTTCCTACACACCTCTGACACTCATATTCCTCTTGTTCCTCTTCCTCCGACACTAGCACTTTCTCCTCTTTTGGCACACCTTCAACACTGATTCTGACACTAGTAGCACTATATCAAGTGGTCAGAAGGACTATTTGTGAAGAAGATAAATAATCTAATATATGTCCAATTTAATGCAAGCTTgaagaattgcaaaaatgagaaGAGATAGGCTCTTTTAGAGTCAAAAAGATTTCACTAGAAATTAGGTGAATGAAGATGTAAGAAGAAATAGTTATTGGATCAAGCTTGACATGGGATATAATTGCAGAAGACTAAGGGCTAATGAGCTTTCTCAAGTAAGAAGAAACTTGAAACTAGTTGGTCCCTTTATAGAAGAAGAGATTAATTCTAAGGAAGAAAGAGAGGAGGGTGATCAGAAGGGAATTAAATTAGGACTTTTTTGATAGCTTTTTTCAGCTTAGAGAGGAGCCTATGGCACAtaagtaaagttgttgtcatatgacgtagaggtcacgggttcgagtttagaaacaacctcttgcaaagttAGATAAGATTGTGTATCCCACATTGGTAGAAGTTTCAtgcaccgggctgtccttttCTCCTCTTAGAGAGGACTAGACTTGATTCCTGCTCATCATTATTCACTTAAAGTTATTTTATTACAAACTTGAGTGTATCACACTAGTAATCTTTTCTATATTTAGATATTGTAGTTATGACATTAATTTGAATTCGCTATGTGTTTTCCTGCAACATTGATGTATCATTAAGAATTTTATGTTTAATTGTGATTTTTTCTATTAATTGTATATATTTTGTGGTTGTGTGTTTAGTGGTTTTAGTATTTGTTCTTGTAATATGATATATACGTAaccatattttaataatattccaATGTAGGCCACCTAAGTCCCCGCTTAGACTCGCACCAACCACCTTGGCACTATGTTGTTAACTGACGAGCTGCTGCATGGAATCGCTTACTAGTACCTCAAAATGCAGAATAGAGAAAATATGCATACTTCAACTTTTCCCCTTCCAGCAATTGTAGATAATCCAGCATCCTTGGCAGCCAAAAGAGCAGCTGCTGCAAGTTTCTTAGCTTCTTCCATTGATCCATTAAATGAGCTTTCTGGTCTCTTTCCCAGCGTTGATGTAGCAGCTGGTGCCTTTGCAGGTGCAATTCCAAGTCGGAACATCCAGCTCTATGAGATCCCAATAAAAGAAGAGCAATTGGAAGTTAGGAAAAATTGGAATAAATTCACTTTGAGATTAGATGGCAAAGAAACATTAGCATCATTACAGGAGTTGTTGTTTTTGTCTTTATACTTCCAGTTGAATTGGGCTTATTCACTAAGGATTTGAGGTCCTTGAGGGGCATCCCACTGTTCATTTTCTTCCAAACTTCCTCAATGCGAGCTTTTCTATCTGAAATCAAAACCAAAATGTGTCAAGTCCTATACTTGTAAAAGAAGCACAACTTTATTGAACTAATATAACTAAATGACTGTGGTACAGCACAAGTTAACAGAAGTATGAATGGAAATGGGGAACAAGCACATATTGCAAAACATGTGGTCATCGTCATCATCAAATCATGTTAGTTTTAAATGCTTTGGTCAACTGAATGGATCTTATCTCTCCACTAAGCCTATGTAATGCTATTTGTAACATTGAAATGTTCCAAACCATTTAATTACTTAACCTTATGTTTTCTTTGGTCTCTCAATGTCATCACACCTTTAATTCTCACCAATTGCATGTGTTCTAGGCTTCTAGCTATACCATTTATTAGTAGCATTTGAACGTGCATAAGatcttaatatatttttattattttatcatctATTAGAGATGCACCTAATTACTCCCAAATAGTAGGATCACTGTTTCTGTGTTTTTGAGCAACTTCATAAGCCTatctaagaatttttaaaatgctaCACTAACTTTTTGTGTTTTTTCCTCACTGACCAACATCCTAAACTGTAAAGTATGACAGATTATATCACAGTCCTATAATTTTTCACATCAGCAACGTAGGATAACTAAATACATATTTCTCACGGACTTACCACTATCATCGTGTTGCTCCTGCAAACTGGGAGGTTCAGCCTGATTCTGCATAGCTTCGTCTGAAGTACATATTCTGCTTCCTACAGTATGTACTTGATTAACATTAGATGCTCATGAGTTTTATAATAAGAGAAATAACTTTACCCATCTAGCAGTGGTATGACAGAACAAACTTCAATAGCAGTCAGAAGGAAGAATTAAAGCACTTAAAACAACATTGTCCAGGCAGTGTGTTGTATCGAGATTACCATGTGAAATAACTGTACCAGTTTGTCAAAACAGTCAAACAAGTTTATCACCATAGCATTGCTGCACATTAAGAAGGTATAACAAACACAAttcaagatttttcaaacaaCGGAGGACCCAAATTATACAGTGAGGAAACGATAAACACTAAAATGATCGAAACTACTTGTAAGTAatcattattactattttttttttttacttgtaagtttttcatagtttaaatcagaCCTTGTTCCACCTTAATTCAGCACATAAAAAAGCCCAGTCTGAGCTTCAAATTTAAGCCCAAATTCTAGAAAAAAGTCAAGAAAGATGCCAAATTTGCCCACTTCATCAATCAGATTTATTTTCTAGAGATCCGACTGCAGTGATCAGAAAAGCATGATGTGAAGTAGGGGGGAATAAGAATACAAGAAGGGCATGATACACACAAACTTTGGACCTGTATTCTTGAAAATTTATAGATTGCCATCAGGATGTTAATAGAAATTGTAAATCCCCATGAATAAATCGAGATCCAAGTCTGGAAAGAGAAATTTAAGCAACTAATGTTAGAAGCCCGAAGGGGCAGTGAGCGCACCTGATTCACCGGGAGACGCCATTACGAAGGGATGAGAGAGCGAAGTCGAGAACGAGCAGTGAAGGTAAGGAAGAGCAGAGAGAGAGGGAGGAACAGCGAGGGCAAGAGCAAAGATATCGAGGAGCCGGATCGAAGAACCGCGTGGCAGTGGTACGGCTCCGTCGGATAGTAGAAGAAATTGAGGGATTTGTAGTAACCGTCAAAATCTCTCATCGAACGACTGCAGGCGCTTCTTCTACCCCTCCTGATGATGGAGAAGCGGATCGGTTTTGGGTTACTGCCTCGAGCCTCGACTTTCTGATGCCCGATTACGCGAGTGTCGCCCCTCACGGCATCGTGAATTGTCAGAGATTGAAAATTGAGGGTCGAATCGTGAGACTGATATTCCGTATAATTCACCTGTCCATTTTCTTCTTAGTTATTATAGACTGCGGTTGTTAAAATATAAagtattattatattaaattataatattaaaatttgacgggtctaaatattttttttcatattttatcaTTCTACTGATAGCTAGTAATCATGAGATTTAAATTTTAGCATATAAATGATGTATTTAaattttagtatatatatatatatataaaataaatttttaagtatatTTTATTGGATATATCAATTAGGGGAGTTGATTGAAACTTAACcctaagtttgaaaattaaaaatataagggTATGTTTGATTTGTGcgtttgctattttttttttttaaatgtgtgtttttaaaaaatagtatttgatttgtattgtctgttttttaaaaaaaatatatagtaatttttagaaaaaatagagaatgtctaaaggtcattttctattttttagaaaatagggTGTGTTTGATTTGCAccgtttttatttttattttctgaaaaacgcgcgttttctaaaaaacagaaaacgactttttgtcattaTCTGTTTTTTtagaaaacgatagccaattttttagaaaatgcgcgcgaaaaacgcaaaccaaacaccgtttttcagaaaacgtgcgttttccagaaaatgaaaatggaaaacgcgcttACCAAACACCCCAtctttcagaaaatgaaaatgaaaaacgtgcAAATCAAATGTACCCTAAGCTTTTAATTCCTTCTTCGTCGATTCCCTTCCCCTCTCCCGTACCGTACTCTCTTGCGCGACCCGTCACCTCACCGTGTGTCATTATCGCCGCCTCCCACCGCTGGTCGTCCCTCTCCACCCCCAATGTCGTTGTCGGCCATCAGCTGGCCAAGCAGAAGCAAACGCCGCTGCGAACAAGCGTTGCCCCCGGGACTGTCGTGGTCTCCTCCACCACCCTCCCATACACACTCTCGATGTTGTTCCGCCGATTCACTCCACCGCCGGAGCGACCAGTAGCGTGTCGCCTTTTGTCTTGAGAGTAAAACCATCATGAGCAATCACGACTGTCGTCGGTCGGTCAGCAGCCGCTGTCCCAATATTGCCACCACGCATCATCGTTGCTGGTTGATTGGATACCATCCCTCCTACCGCCCGGTCGTGCAATGCTGCAACCCGTCGGCAAAGCTGCCACTATTCTCCTGAATTCGTGCCAAGAACCACCGCTAGTAACTACAGTAACAATGAGATTTATTTGATTTGAGCTATGCTAAAATGTAGGACTTAATTGGAAATTTG contains:
- the LOC121997218 gene encoding craniofacial development protein 1-like isoform X1, with protein sequence MASPGESGSRICTSDEAMQNQAEPPSLQEQHDDSDRKARIEEVWKKMNSGMPLKDLKSLVNKPNSTGSIKTKTTTPSWMFRLGIAPAKAPAATSTLGKRPESSFNGSMEEAKKLAAAALLAAKDAGLSTIAGRGKVEITEVRDFAGEEIEVKKLVGADSEASEKARASSTPPTALDTVLEQIKKKTKLSVLDKTKKDWNEFKDENKGLEEELDAYKKSSNQYLDKVSFLERTDLREFERERDARLTLQARRRTDMREDDL